A stretch of the Psychroserpens sp. Hel_I_66 genome encodes the following:
- the cdd gene encoding cytidine deaminase, with protein sequence MKDIKIESSFTVYEDLNELPKDVANLMKEASKIRLKAYAPYSKFLVGAAILLDNGEVITGNNQENASYPSGLCAERTAIYYAGAQFPDAKILKMALTAGSQSQSTTTPIPPCGACRQSIAEYEFKQESSIEIYFMGTFGKVIKSNSLANLLPLGFDKSFL encoded by the coding sequence ATGAAAGACATAAAAATAGAATCCTCCTTTACTGTTTATGAAGATTTAAATGAACTTCCTAAAGATGTCGCCAATTTAATGAAAGAGGCTTCAAAAATAAGACTAAAAGCTTATGCTCCATACTCAAAATTCTTGGTTGGAGCTGCAATTTTATTAGATAATGGTGAAGTCATAACCGGTAATAATCAAGAAAACGCATCTTATCCTTCAGGACTTTGTGCAGAACGAACAGCTATCTATTATGCAGGCGCGCAATTTCCAGATGCTAAAATTTTAAAAATGGCATTAACAGCAGGTTCACAATCTCAATCTACTACAACGCCAATTCCACCATGTGGAGCGTGTAGACAATCTATAGCAGAGTATGAGTTCAAACAAGAATCCTCTATAGAGATTTATTTTATGGGCACCTTTGGTAAAGTTATAAAATCAAATTCTCTCGCTAATTTATTACCTTTAGGATTCGATAAAAGTTTTCTATAA
- the porV gene encoding type IX secretion system outer membrane channel protein PorV: MKNYILAIVFLVAIHYTYAQEGEVITFPNQSTVITTGVPFMLIAPDARSAAMGDMGVATSVDAYSQQWNAAKYTFSEAKSGIAVSYTPYLSKLVNDISIAYLTYFNRIDDRSAFGVSFKYFGLGEIEIRPDEFSEPLIEKPNEFTVDASYSLRLADQFSMAVALRYLRSDLRIQAVDANATAAGSFGVDISGFYQSEEEAYDSFNGRTRLGFAIQNLGPKIKYDDGGRENFLPTNLRLGGGFDFIFDEYNKLSVTAEVTKLLVPTPPLFGFVDTNGDGEQTSDDASTTSIDESEPTIITAGQDNNVDFLSGVFQSFGDAPGGFSEELKEFTWALGAEYLYQDSFAFRAGYFNESDDKGARKFFALGAGFKYTTINIDLSYLFSASKIQSPLENTLRFSLTFNFGDGEYDEY, translated from the coding sequence ATGAAAAATTACATTTTAGCCATAGTTTTTCTTGTTGCAATTCATTATACATACGCGCAAGAAGGAGAAGTAATAACATTTCCTAATCAATCTACAGTTATAACTACAGGAGTTCCGTTTATGCTAATTGCGCCAGATGCTAGGTCTGCAGCAATGGGAGATATGGGAGTTGCTACATCGGTAGATGCCTATTCACAACAATGGAATGCAGCTAAATACACGTTTTCTGAAGCAAAATCAGGTATCGCGGTAAGTTACACACCTTATCTCAGTAAATTGGTAAACGATATTTCAATCGCATATTTAACTTATTTCAATAGAATTGATGATAGAAGTGCGTTTGGGGTGAGTTTCAAATACTTTGGTTTAGGTGAAATTGAAATTCGTCCAGATGAATTTTCAGAACCTTTAATTGAAAAACCTAATGAATTTACCGTAGATGCATCTTATTCACTTCGTTTGGCAGATCAATTTTCTATGGCTGTTGCTTTACGTTACTTACGTTCAGATTTAAGAATTCAGGCAGTAGATGCAAATGCAACTGCAGCAGGATCTTTTGGAGTAGATATTTCTGGTTTTTATCAAAGTGAAGAAGAAGCTTATGATAGCTTTAATGGTAGAACTCGTTTAGGGTTTGCTATTCAAAATCTTGGTCCAAAAATTAAGTACGATGATGGAGGTAGAGAAAACTTTCTTCCAACAAATTTAAGATTAGGTGGTGGTTTTGATTTCATTTTTGATGAATATAATAAACTATCAGTTACTGCAGAGGTGACTAAACTTTTAGTGCCAACACCTCCATTATTCGGTTTTGTTGACACCAATGGAGATGGAGAGCAAACTTCAGATGATGCTTCAACTACAAGTATTGATGAGAGCGAACCAACAATTATCACTGCAGGCCAAGATAATAATGTAGATTTCTTATCTGGAGTGTTCCAATCTTTTGGAGATGCACCGGGAGGATTTAGTGAAGAACTTAAAGAGTTTACTTGGGCATTGGGAGCAGAGTACTTATATCAAGACTCATTTGCCTTTAGAGCAGGATATTTTAATGAAAGTGACGATAAGGGTGCGCGTAAGTTTTTTGCACTTGGAGCTGGTTTTAAATACACAACAATAAATATTGATTTATCATACTTGTTTTCAGCATCTAAAATTCAAAGTCCGTTAGAAAACACATTGCGTTTTTCTCTAACATTTAACTTTGGGGATGGAGAATACGATGAGTATTAG